The following are encoded together in the ANME-2 cluster archaeon genome:
- the hflX gene encoding GTPase HflX yields the protein MKRVILVQRNEPTNDESGNIRKLIELKDLARSANYKVIGDVTQTRRPDRKYQIGRGKVEELALMMEELGADGIIFSNQLSTTQIYNISETCRCEVIDKFQLILEIFAKRATTKRSKLQVELAKLQYELPKAKAIMSLLKKEERPGFMGLGSYEDSYEQDIRNRINRIKKELASVQKDNESLRIKRHEYGFSIVSLAGYTSSGKSTLFNALVDEDVHVEDMLFTTLLPITRALNIRGRRVLLTDTVGFIEDLPHWMIDAFRSTLNEIFLADVILLVVDASESPDIMRQKLVTSHDTFWEQIKGVPIITVLNKIDRITENELKERLENVGYLTPNPVAVSAKNGLGFDELKMEIYRQLPKWKRDTVSLPMSEYGMSIVSWLFNEGIVHNINYKDRIIVDFEARDEIVLKARIIEKKDKHVHNHMFT from the coding sequence ATGAAACGTGTGATACTTGTCCAGCGAAATGAACCCACAAACGATGAGTCCGGAAACATACGAAAACTTATTGAATTGAAGGATCTGGCAAGATCTGCAAACTACAAAGTGATTGGCGATGTTACACAAACAAGAAGACCTGACAGGAAATACCAGATCGGGCGTGGAAAGGTTGAAGAACTTGCCTTGATGATGGAAGAGTTGGGGGCCGATGGGATAATCTTTTCCAACCAGTTGAGTACAACACAGATATACAACATATCCGAGACCTGCAGGTGTGAAGTAATTGACAAGTTCCAGTTGATACTTGAAATATTTGCCAAGCGGGCAACCACAAAACGTTCTAAACTTCAGGTCGAACTTGCAAAATTACAGTACGAACTCCCAAAAGCAAAGGCGATCATGTCACTTCTTAAAAAAGAAGAGCGTCCCGGGTTTATGGGACTTGGGAGTTATGAGGATTCGTATGAGCAGGACATCAGGAACAGGATAAACCGAATAAAAAAAGAGCTTGCAAGTGTCCAAAAAGACAACGAATCACTACGGATCAAGCGGCATGAATATGGTTTTTCAATTGTATCACTGGCAGGCTATACCAGCTCCGGAAAAAGCACGCTTTTCAATGCACTTGTAGATGAAGATGTACACGTTGAGGATATGCTTTTCACAACACTCCTGCCAATAACACGTGCGCTGAATATCCGTGGGCGCCGTGTACTTTTGACTGACACGGTCGGCTTTATTGAAGATCTGCCACACTGGATGATCGATGCGTTTCGTTCAACACTGAACGAGATATTCCTTGCCGATGTCATCCTGCTGGTTGTTGATGCCAGTGAATCTCCTGACATCATGCGGCAAAAACTTGTCACTTCGCATGACACATTTTGGGAACAAATAAAAGGAGTGCCTATCATCACTGTGCTGAATAAAATTGACAGAATTACAGAAAATGAACTGAAAGAGCGACTCGAAAATGTAGGGTACCTTACTCCAAATCCTGTTGCAGTCTCTGCAAAAAATGGTTTGGGGTTTGATGAACTTAAGATGGAGATATACAGGCAACTCCCTAAATGGAAACGCGACACGGTTTCATTGCCAATGTCGGAATATGGAATGTCAATTGTATCATGGTTGTTTAATGAAGGTATTGTGCACAACATCAATTACAAAGACCGGATCATAGTCGATTTTGAAGCGCGGGATGAGATTGTTCTAAAGGCAAGGATAATCGAAAAAAAAGATAAACATGTGCATAACCATATGTTTACATAA